CGACAGTCGGCATCGCTCCTTCAATCTTTAAATCGCGTAACATCGATTCATCCGTTGATGTCAACTGAGTCACGCCAATCAGCTGTGTCGTAGCGCTCGTTTCACGAAGTCCTTCTCGGGCTGCAATCATCATCTCTTTCCCACCGGCAACATGGACGTTCGTCAGTTCGACGCCTAATTGTCCGATGATACGCATCGTCCGGCGTGCCGTCTCTGGAATGTCGTGGACTTTGACATCGAGGAACACCGCATGACCACGCTCGACGAGTTTTCGGACGAATGTCCCCCCTGCTGCATAAAACAATTCCATTCCGACTTTAACGGCAGGACGCGTTTCTTCAAACCGCTCGAGGAACAAAAAAACTTCTTCTTCGGTCGGAAAATCAAGCGCGATGTAAAGTTGACTCATATGCTTTCCCCCTGATGTCTAAAATGTGATCGATGCCGAGTTCATCCATCCGACCCGGTAACTGCTGAATCAATTCTTGACAGATGTATGGATTGACGAAGTTCGCGGTACCGACAGCAACAGCCGAAGCCCCGGCGTAAATCATTTCTAAGACATCGTCGACCTCCATCACGCCACCCATGCCGATGATTGGAATCGAGACGGCTTGCGCGACATCATGAATCATCCGAATCGCGACTGGTTTGATCGATGGACCGGATAATCCACCGATCCGGTTAGCAAGGATTGGCTGTCCCGTTCGGACATCGATTCGCATCCCAACGAGTGTATTGATCATCGTCAGCCCGTCCGCGCCAGCCGCTTCGACGGCACGTGCCATCTCGACGATTGAGGTGACGTTCGGTGATAGCTTAACGTAAACCGGTTTGGTAGAGACCTGTTTGACACGACGCGTTAATTCAGCGGCAAGCAATGGATCCGTTCCAAATTGAATTCCACCTGATTTGACATTTGGACAGGAAATATTTAATTCCAGTACATGAATGCCTGGATGACGACTCATTTTTTCTGCGACATGCTCATATTCTTCCGGTGTCGAACCAGCGACATTCGCGATGATTGCTGTATCAAACGTCTCAAGGAACGGTAGTTTTTTCGTTAAGATGCCATCGACACCCGGGTTTTGGAGACCGATTGCATTCAACATCCCCATTCCACTCTCCGCGACACGCGGCGTCGGATTTCCGTACCGTTCTTCTCCCGTCGCTGCTTTGATCATGATTGCCCCAAGCTCTGATAAATCATATAACTTCGCGTATTCCTCACCGAATCCAAAACATCCAGATGCCGGCATGATTGGATTTTTCAAGGAAAGACCCGGTAATTCGACACGCAATCGTTCCGTCATAATACAACCTCCTCTGCCCGAAAGACTGGACCATCAGAACAAGTCTTGACGTACCCGCCTGTTGGTGTTTGACAGACACAGGCAAAACAAGCTCCGATGCCGCATCCCATCCGATTTTCGATGGAGAGATACTTATGCTCGATCGGTTGTTGCTGTAGTGACCGCAACATCGGCTCTGGTCCGCAGGCGAGTAGGACATCATAGCTTTCCGGATGTAAGGCAACCGTAACGAATCCTTTTATTCCATGTGTGCCATCGACCGTCGTGACCGTCGTCTTGCCGAGCGCATTGAATTCCGCTTCGTAAAAAACACTCGTTGCCGTATCGAATCCTAGAATCGCTTCACACGTCACACCACGTGCGACGAGTTGACGCATCGTCTCATATAGCGGCGGTACCCCAATCCCTCCACCAACGAGAACGACCCGTTGGTCTCGGTTGATGGCGTTGATCGGAAAACCGTTTCCAAGCGGTCCGAGGGCATCGATTTTGTCGTCGGGACGCAAGGAAGCCAGCTCTGCTGTCCCTTGCCCGATTTCTTTAAAGAGAAACGTAATTAGGTCACGATCGACCCGGGCAATCGAGATCGGTCGGCGTAAGAGTGGACCGACGCGGAGATGCATGAATCGCCCCGGCGCAATGTCCTGAGGTTGCTCGAGGCGACAGACGAGTTCTGTCGCGCCTTGAGCTACCGTTCGTCGAGAGACGACCGTCAAGAGTTGCTTCATTGGATCACCACTTTCTTTTCGTGTGCGAAGGCTTGGATCGCGCTCGCTTCGAACGAGCGACTCTCGATGACGCGTAGAATCGCTTCCGCCGTATCGAGTGATGTCAGACAAACGACTTGATTTTCTGCTGCTGCCCGTCGAATGATGAAGCCATCTTTTGTGACTTGTGAATCGCGACTCATCGTATTGATGACGTATTCGATCTCACCTTTTTCAATCACGTCGAGCATCGATTCGGAAGACGAGTCGATTTTGCCGACCGTCTGGACCGGTAATCCTTGTTCCGTCAAGTACGCTGCCGTTCCTTCTGTCGCAAGGAGCGTAAATCCAAGTGAGGCAAAGCGTCGTGCGAGATCCGTCATTTCTGCTTTATCTGGGTCTGCGACTGTCAAGAGGACACGACCATGTTCTGGAATCGCCATCCCGGAAGCGAGCAATCCTTTGTAGAGTGCTTTTTCAAGCGTTCGGTCCGTTCCGATGACTTCTCCAGTCGATTTCATCTCTGGTCCAAGCGTTGGATCGACTTCTTTGAGCTTCGCAAATGAGAAGACTGGTACTTTGACTGAGACGAGTGGTTCTTCTGGTAAGACACCACTTGTTAATCCGTAAGCAGCGAGCGTTTCACCAAGAATGATGTCCGTTGCGAGACGCGCGACCGGAAGACCCGTCACTTTCGAGATGAACGGCACCGTCCGGCTAGCGCGTGGATTGACTTCAAGGACATAGAGGGCGCCGTCCGCATAGACGAACTGGATGTTGAGCAACCCTTTGATGCCGAATGCTTTGGCGATCCGTGTCGTATAATCGACGATTCGATCCTTGATGTCTTGCGATACCCGTTGCGGTGGATAAACACCAATCGAGTCACCTGAGTGAACACCGGCACGTTCGATATGCTCCATGATGCCTGGGATGACGACATCCGTTCCGTCGCAAATCGCGTCGACTTCGAGTTCGATTCCTGTCAGGTAGCGGTCGACAAGGACTGGTCGCTCTGGTGAGGCGATGACGGCATGTTTCATGTAATGTTCGAGTTCTTCTTGAGCATAGACGATTTCCATTGCCCGACCGCCGAGGACATACGATGGACGAACGAGGACCGGGTAACCGAGTGACGCTGCTGCCGTAACCGCTTCTTCAACCGTCACCGCCGTTTTCCCAGGTGGTTGTGGAATCTCGAGTGCCGTCAACGCTGCTTCGAACTGTTTCCGGTCCTCTGCCCGGTCGAGATCTTCAAGCGATGTGCCGAGGATTTTTACACCTTCTGCTGCCAGTGATTCGGCTAAGTTGATCGCCGTCTGTCCGCCGAACTGGACGATGACACCAAGTGGACGTTCATTTCGGATGACTTCGAGGACATCCTCTGTCGTCAATGGTTCAAAATAGAGCCGATCGGAGATTGAGAAGTCGGTCGACACGGTTTCCGGATTGTTGTTGACGATGATTGCTTCGTAGCCCGCTTGACGAATCGCTTGAATCGAATGGACTGTCGCATAGTCGAACTCGACTCCTTGACCAATTCGGATTGGACCCGATCCTAAGACGAGAATCGATGAACGGTTCGTCGCGATGGCTTCATTTTCGCGTTCGTATGTGCCGTAGTAGTACGGTGTGTCGGATGCGAACTCTGCCGCACACGTATCGACCATCTTGTAGACCGGATGAATCGCTTGCGCTTCACGCATCCGGCGAATTTCCGTTTCCGTTTGTCCTGTGATCCGGGCAAGCATTGGGTCACTGAATCCGTATCGCTTCACATGAAGGAGCAGTTCAGGCGTCAAACCGGCAGCGACCGATTGCTCGAGTTGACAAATGTGCTGGAGCTTTTCGAGGAATAAGCAATCAATTGCCGTCCAAGCATGAATCTGTTTGACGCTATAGCCGCGAACAAAACCAGCGTATAAAGCAAAGAGTCGATCATCGGTCGCTTGGCGAATCGCTTGTTGCAGTGCATCATCATCCATCTCGATGAAGCGTGGCATGTACAGATCCGCTGTACCGATTTCAAGTGATCGAACGGCTTTCATCAATGCTTCCTCCATCGTCCGCCCCATCGCCATGACTTCACCAGTCGCCTTCATCTGTGTTCCGAGTGTCCGGTCTGCCGTTTCGAATTTATCGAATGGCCAGCGCGGAATTTTGGCGACGACATAATCGAGTGCTGGTTCGAACGAAGCAAAGCTCGTCTCGGTGATCGGGTTCTTTAATTCGGATAAGGCATATCCGACAGCAATCTTCGCGGCAAGTTTTGCGATCGGATATCCGGTCGCTTTTGAAGCAAGGGCTGACGAGCGAGAAACGCGTGGATTGACTTCGATGACGTAGTAGTCGAAGCTCGTTGGATCCAGTGCGAACTGGATGTTACATCCACCTTCGATTCCGAGTGCGCGAATGATATCGAGCGAGACGTTACGTAGCAATTGATAGTCGCGGTCCGATAACGTTTGCGTCGGAGCAAAGACGATCGAGTCTCCTGTATGAACACCGACCGGGTCGAAGTTTTCCATCGCACAGACGATGATGGCTTGGTTCGTTGCATCACGCATGACTTCGAACTCGACCTCTTTCATCCCAGCAATCGATTTTTCAAGTAACACTTGTGTTGCTGGACTTGCCTTGAGTCCCCCTTCGACGATTCGCGTGAACTCTTCCGGTGTGTTGGCGATCCCCCCACCCGTTCCTCCGAGTGTATATGCCGGACGGATGATAATCGGTAGACCAATCTGTTGTCGGAATTGCTGTGCCTCTTCGAGCGTATGCACGATTTCACTATCCGGTACACCATGTCCGCGTCTGAACATCAGTTGACGGAACAAATCACGATCTTCTGCCTCTTCGATAGCTGATAATTTCGTCCCGAGTAACTCGACATTGTATTCAGCAAGGACACCGAGACGATCCAGTTCGACAGCCAAGTTCAGACCCGTCTGACCACCGAGGGTCGCAAGCAAGGCGTCTGGTCGTTCCTTCCGAATGATCCGCGAGACGAACTCTGCTTGGAGAGGCTCGATGTAGACACGATCAGCAACCGTCGGATCCGTCATGATCGTCGCCGGATTCGAGTTGACGAGGATGACTTCATATCCTTCTTCCTTCAAGGCTTGACACGCTTGTGTTCCGGCGTAGTCGAATTCAGCTGCTTGTCCGATCACGATTGGACCGGACCCGATAACGAGAATCTTCTGGATATCTTGACGTTTAGGCATGAGAGACCTCCTGTTGTTTCGTGATTTCTTCTAAAAACTGTTGGAATAGACCGTTCGCATCCATTGGACCGGGTGATGCTTCCGGGTGATACTGAACCGAGAAGACGGGTGCTGACGTATGACGGATGCCTTCGACCGTTCCATCGTTGATTGCGAGGTGCGTTACTTCAAGCACGGTATCGCACAATGAGTGTTCGTCGACGGCATATCCGTGGTTCTGCGACGTGATATCGACGCGACCTGTCCGGATATCCTGTACAGGGTGATTCGCCCCTCGGTGACCGAATGGCAGCTTGAACGTGTCCGCGCCATGTGCTAGTGCGATCAACTGGTGCCCAAGGCAAATTCCGAAGATGACGACTTTCCCTGTCAATTCTTGAATCAGTGGAATCGCTGTCGGGACATCCTTTGGATTCCCTGGTCCATTTGACAGCATCACACCGTCTGGACGATAGCGCAAGACTTCCGTTGCGCTCACGTCGTAGGGCACGACGACGACTTCACAGCCACGTTTGACAAGTTCGCGGACGATTCCGAGCTTCGCACCGAAGTCGACGAGGACGATGCGTGGTCCAGCTCCTGGGATGATATACGCCCGTTCCGTTGAAGCACGCTTGACTTGATCCGTCTCGACTGGTGCATCTTGCAGGTGGCTTAATTCCGCTGCTAGGTTGAACTCTCCATCAACGAGTCGACCGCGCATGACGCCTTTCGAGCGAATATGTCGTGTTAATTGACGCGTATCGATTCCACTTAATCCTGGGATATCAAGATCTCGAAGAGCTGCATCGAGCGACATCTCACTGCGGAAGTTCGATGGTGTTTGGCAATGTTCGCGTACGATCAACGCTTTAGCGAGTGGACGCGTCGTTTCGTAGTCTTCTCGGTTGATTCCGTAATTGCCGATCAACGGATTCGTCAGCACGATCATCTGATCACAGTAAGATGGATCCGATAGCATTTCTTGATAACCGGTCATTCCGGTTTGGAAGACGACCTCTCCTGTTGTTGTCGTGTCCGAGCCAAATGCCGTTCCTTCGAACGTCATCCCGTCCTCTAATACCAGTGTCCGTTTACGCATGTGCTGTGTCCTCCTTGAATACGATTTCTCCCTTGACGAGCGTCATGACCGGGAATCCTTTTAACCGTTCTCCTGCGAACGGTGTGTTCTTACCTTTTGAACGGAACCGTTCCGGTGAAACGGTCCGCTCTGTCTCTAGATCAAGCAGGACCAAGTCTGCTTCCGCCCCCACTTCAAGTTTGCCGTAGGGTAGTTCAAAGATTGTTGCTGCCTTGTCCGTTAAATTCCGAATCAGTGTCTCAAGTGTCATCTTGCCTTCAGCGACAAGCTTTGTATACAGGAGTGGGAACGCTGTCTCGAATCCTGTAATGCCAAACGGTGCGCGTTCGATACCGAATGCCTTCTCTTCTGCTGCATGGGGCGCGTGATCGGTTGCGATGCAATCAATCGTCCCGTCCGCTAGCCCTTCGAGCAATGCTTGACGATCCGCTTCACTTCGCAAGGGAGGGTTCATTTTAAAGTTCGGATTCCGGTCTTTAATGTCCTCATCGATCAACACGAGATGGTGCGGTGTGACTTCTGCTGTCACACGGATGCCTGCTCGTTTGGCGTCTCGAATGACGCGGACCGACTCTTTCGTCGAGACATGACAGACGTGGTAATGACAACCGGTTTCTTCAGCAATCAGGACGTCGCGGGCGATATGGATGCTCTCTGCAAGCGATGGAATGCCTTGCAGACCTTCACGCCGACTATAACTTCCTTCATGGACACACCCTGCTTTCAACGAATCATCCTCGCAGTGAGCAACGATTGTTTTCCCAAGGCGGGCTGCTTGTTGCATCGCTGTTCGCATGACGGCTGCCGTCTGGACCCCGACACCGTCATCCGTGAACGCTACAGCATCCGTTAATTGATCGAACGCGACGAGTTCTTGTCCGAGTTGATTTTTTGAAATCGCCGCGTAAGGCAAAACCCGGACGGACGCCGTCTCTTCAATCTTTTGGAACAATGCATCAAGTGTTTGTCGATCGTCAGGAACCGGGCGCGTATTCGGCATCGGACAAATCGTCGTAAACCCACCAGCTGCCGCTGCTGCCGTACCTGTCGCAATCGTCTCCTTATGTTCGCCGCCCGGTTCTCGGAGATGGACATGGATGTCGACGAATCCTGGTGAGACGAATAATCCGGATGCATCGATGACCGTTTCCCCAGCTTGCGGTGTTGCTGCTAAATCAGTGATTTTCCCGGCTTCGATCCGAATATCCCCTGTTCGAACTTGTCCTGCCTCGTACCATGTCGCATTCTCAATTCGTGTTGTCATCTGCATCGTCTCCTTTGATTGTTTTCGTCGAAAAGCACCACTCAAGAATCGCCATTCGCGCAAAGACACCATTTTTCATCTGTTCAAAAATTCTCGATTGTGGATGTTCGACGAGTTCGTCGGCAATCTCAACTCCGCGGTTGACCGGTGCCGGATGCAAGACGATCGCTGAAGGTTTCAGTCGATTCATCCGCTCATGTGTTAATCCGTGTGTGACGTGATAGACATCTGGATCAAATCGAGTCGTCCCGTCATGCCGTTCGTGCTGAACTCGAAGCAACATCAAGATGTCACACTGCTCGACTGCTTCGTCCATTGAAAGATACGGTATACCCATCGCTTCGTCATACCACTCAACAGGTCCTGATCCGTAGACGGTGGCACCAAGTCGTTTTAAGATATCGGCATTCGACCGAGCTACACGACTATGTTGTAAATCTCCACAGATGACGACTACTTTTCCTGCAATCGTTCCAAACGTCTCGACCATCGTCATTAGATCGAGTAAGGACTGTGATGGATGCTGTCCGCTCCCGTCTCCTGCATTGATAATCGGAATATCGAGTGTCTGCATCAATTCTTCGTAATAGCCGGTTTCACCGTGGCGAATGACCAACCCATCGGCGCCAATCACTTCGAGTGTTTTGCACGTATCTCGTAACGTCTCCCCTTTTTGCACGGATGACGTCGCTGTTTCGAACGGCAGTAGGTGCATGTTCAAGCGATGCTCTGCCATTTCAAAGGAAGAGCGTGTCCGCGTCGAGTTTTCAAAGAACAGATTAACGAGTGTCTTGTCAGAAAAGTCTGGTACCGGTTCGCCTTGTTTAAAAGCGAGGCTTCGTTCAATCAACGAATTGATCTCCGTCGTAGATAAGCTTTCTACATTTACGAAATGTCGGGTTTGTAGGATCGTTTTCATGTATTTCACTCCTTCAGGTCATGAAAAAGGCGCACCTTCTAAGTGAAGGTGCGCCGAAAGAAGGCAGAGGAGTCCCTGCATCTTTTCATGGCCTTCACTTTATCGTTCTCTCGGAACGTCTTAAAAGTTGTTCGCTATAGATTGAGTTGTAGAGTTTTCCGTTGTTTCAGCTGTTTCTTCGACCTGTTCCGTCGTTTTCGGAAGGACCAGATTCAGGATGATCCCAAGGATCGTCGCCAGTGCCATGCCTTCGAGAGAGAAGTTTCCGATTTTTAAGGCTGCCCCTCCGATTCCTGTGACAAGAATGACGGCTGTGATCGTCAAGTTCCGCTTATCGGCAAGGTCGATCTTACTTTCCGTCAGTGTCCGGAGACCGTTTGAAGCGATGACTCCGAATAAGAGGATACTGATGCCACCCATGACTGGTGTCGGAATCGTCTTAATAAATCCTTCGACATATCCGAGGAATCCGAAGCTGATGGCAAGAACCGCAGCCCCACCTAGGACGAAGACACTATACACACGAGTGATCGACATGACGCCGTTGTTCTCACCGTACGTCGTCACCGGTGGTCCACCGAGCATCGATGCGACTGTTTTTGCGATTCCGTCGCCAAGTACTGTCCGGTGCATCCCAGGGTCAAGGAGCGTCTCGCGCCCGATGATGCGGGATGTCACTTTTTGTTCTCCGATGTGTTCTGTCAGTGTGACGAGCGTTACTGGCACTATGAGTAGTAATGCTGCTGTATTCCACGATGGCGTGTAGTTCAGGAACGGAATCGTGAAGTCCGGCACGTGGAAGAACGTTGCTTGTTGTAGTGGTGTGAAATCAATGATTCCGACGGATGCTGCGACGAGATAACCGACCGTGATCCCGAACAGGATCGGAATCGTACTCCACATTCCTTTTAAGTATGTCATCGCAAGGAGTGTGACACCGAGTGTGACCATCGCGACGAGGAAGTAGAGACCGTTATACTTACCATCTGCTCCGTTCATCGCCATGTTGACAGCCGTTGGTGCGAGCGATAACCCGATGACCATGATGACCGGACCGATGACGACGGGCGGGAGTAATCGGAGCAACCAAGCAGCTCCCGTGTAACGGATGAGAAGTGAGACAAGTCCGTAGACAAGTCCAGCGACCATTCCGCCGATTAAGGCATCCTCGA
This window of the Exiguobacterium acetylicum genome carries:
- the pyrF gene encoding orotidine-5'-phosphate decarboxylase, which codes for MSQLYIALDFPTEEEVFLFLERFEETRPAVKVGMELFYAAGGTFVRKLVERGHAVFLDVKVHDIPETARRTMRIIGQLGVELTNVHVAGGKEMMIAAREGLRETSATTQLIGVTQLTSTDESMLRDLKIEGAMPTVVREYAQLAEAAGLDGVVCSALDLPELVGVCRTEFRFVTPGIRPSSSESDDQKRVSTVLDARRNGATDLVIGRPITRAKHPEQVYQTLLEEWKGQLSW
- a CDS encoding dihydroorotate dehydrogenase; translation: MTERLRVELPGLSLKNPIMPASGCFGFGEEYAKLYDLSELGAIMIKAATGEERYGNPTPRVAESGMGMLNAIGLQNPGVDGILTKKLPFLETFDTAIIANVAGSTPEEYEHVAEKMSRHPGIHVLELNISCPNVKSGGIQFGTDPLLAAELTRRVKQVSTKPVYVKLSPNVTSIVEMARAVEAAGADGLTMINTLVGMRIDVRTGQPILANRIGGLSGPSIKPVAIRMIHDVAQAVSIPIIGMGGVMEVDDVLEMIYAGASAVAVGTANFVNPYICQELIQQLPGRMDELGIDHILDIRGKAYESTLHRA
- a CDS encoding NAD-dependent dihydroorotate dehydrogenase B electron transfer subunit — its product is MKQLLTVVSRRTVAQGATELVCRLEQPQDIAPGRFMHLRVGPLLRRPISIARVDRDLITFLFKEIGQGTAELASLRPDDKIDALGPLGNGFPINAINRDQRVVLVGGGIGVPPLYETMRQLVARGVTCEAILGFDTATSVFYEAEFNALGKTTVTTVDGTHGIKGFVTVALHPESYDVLLACGPEPMLRSLQQQPIEHKYLSIENRMGCGIGACFACVCQTPTGGYVKTCSDGPVFRAEEVVL
- the carB gene encoding carbamoyl-phosphate synthase large subunit, with protein sequence MPKRQDIQKILVIGSGPIVIGQAAEFDYAGTQACQALKEEGYEVILVNSNPATIMTDPTVADRVYIEPLQAEFVSRIIRKERPDALLATLGGQTGLNLAVELDRLGVLAEYNVELLGTKLSAIEEAEDRDLFRQLMFRRGHGVPDSEIVHTLEEAQQFRQQIGLPIIIRPAYTLGGTGGGIANTPEEFTRIVEGGLKASPATQVLLEKSIAGMKEVEFEVMRDATNQAIIVCAMENFDPVGVHTGDSIVFAPTQTLSDRDYQLLRNVSLDIIRALGIEGGCNIQFALDPTSFDYYVIEVNPRVSRSSALASKATGYPIAKLAAKIAVGYALSELKNPITETSFASFEPALDYVVAKIPRWPFDKFETADRTLGTQMKATGEVMAMGRTMEEALMKAVRSLEIGTADLYMPRFIEMDDDALQQAIRQATDDRLFALYAGFVRGYSVKQIHAWTAIDCLFLEKLQHICQLEQSVAAGLTPELLLHVKRYGFSDPMLARITGQTETEIRRMREAQAIHPVYKMVDTCAAEFASDTPYYYGTYERENEAIATNRSSILVLGSGPIRIGQGVEFDYATVHSIQAIRQAGYEAIIVNNNPETVSTDFSISDRLYFEPLTTEDVLEVIRNERPLGVIVQFGGQTAINLAESLAAEGVKILGTSLEDLDRAEDRKQFEAALTALEIPQPPGKTAVTVEEAVTAAASLGYPVLVRPSYVLGGRAMEIVYAQEELEHYMKHAVIASPERPVLVDRYLTGIELEVDAICDGTDVVIPGIMEHIERAGVHSGDSIGVYPPQRVSQDIKDRIVDYTTRIAKAFGIKGLLNIQFVYADGALYVLEVNPRASRTVPFISKVTGLPVARLATDIILGETLAAYGLTSGVLPEEPLVSVKVPVFSFAKLKEVDPTLGPEMKSTGEVIGTDRTLEKALYKGLLASGMAIPEHGRVLLTVADPDKAEMTDLARRFASLGFTLLATEGTAAYLTEQGLPVQTVGKIDSSSESMLDVIEKGEIEYVINTMSRDSQVTKDGFIIRRAAAENQVVCLTSLDTAEAILRVIESRSFEASAIQAFAHEKKVVIQ
- a CDS encoding carbamoyl phosphate synthase small subunit, translating into MRKRTLVLEDGMTFEGTAFGSDTTTTGEVVFQTGMTGYQEMLSDPSYCDQMIVLTNPLIGNYGINREDYETTRPLAKALIVREHCQTPSNFRSEMSLDAALRDLDIPGLSGIDTRQLTRHIRSKGVMRGRLVDGEFNLAAELSHLQDAPVETDQVKRASTERAYIIPGAGPRIVLVDFGAKLGIVRELVKRGCEVVVVPYDVSATEVLRYRPDGVMLSNGPGNPKDVPTAIPLIQELTGKVVIFGICLGHQLIALAHGADTFKLPFGHRGANHPVQDIRTGRVDITSQNHGYAVDEHSLCDTVLEVTHLAINDGTVEGIRHTSAPVFSVQYHPEASPGPMDANGLFQQFLEEITKQQEVSHA
- a CDS encoding dihydroorotase, which encodes MTTRIENATWYEAGQVRTGDIRIEAGKITDLAATPQAGETVIDASGLFVSPGFVDIHVHLREPGGEHKETIATGTAAAAAGGFTTICPMPNTRPVPDDRQTLDALFQKIEETASVRVLPYAAISKNQLGQELVAFDQLTDAVAFTDDGVGVQTAAVMRTAMQQAARLGKTIVAHCEDDSLKAGCVHEGSYSRREGLQGIPSLAESIHIARDVLIAEETGCHYHVCHVSTKESVRVIRDAKRAGIRVTAEVTPHHLVLIDEDIKDRNPNFKMNPPLRSEADRQALLEGLADGTIDCIATDHAPHAAEEKAFGIERAPFGITGFETAFPLLYTKLVAEGKMTLETLIRNLTDKAATIFELPYGKLEVGAEADLVLLDLETERTVSPERFRSKGKNTPFAGERLKGFPVMTLVKGEIVFKEDTAHA
- a CDS encoding aspartate carbamoyltransferase catalytic subunit, with amino-acid sequence MKTILQTRHFVNVESLSTTEINSLIERSLAFKQGEPVPDFSDKTLVNLFFENSTRTRSSFEMAEHRLNMHLLPFETATSSVQKGETLRDTCKTLEVIGADGLVIRHGETGYYEELMQTLDIPIINAGDGSGQHPSQSLLDLMTMVETFGTIAGKVVVICGDLQHSRVARSNADILKRLGATVYGSGPVEWYDEAMGIPYLSMDEAVEQCDILMLLRVQHERHDGTTRFDPDVYHVTHGLTHERMNRLKPSAIVLHPAPVNRGVEIADELVEHPQSRIFEQMKNGVFARMAILEWCFSTKTIKGDDADDNTN
- a CDS encoding uracil-xanthine permease family protein gives rise to the protein MAKHAAVLDVQEVPTHPLNWLMLSLQHVFAMFGATVLVPLLTGLNTSVALVASGVGTLIFLAVTRFKVPTYLGSSFAYIAPIIAVSERWGVEDALIGGMVAGLVYGLVSLLIRYTGAAWLLRLLPPVVIGPVIMVIGLSLAPTAVNMAMNGADGKYNGLYFLVAMVTLGVTLLAMTYLKGMWSTIPILFGITVGYLVAASVGIIDFTPLQQATFFHVPDFTIPFLNYTPSWNTAALLLIVPVTLVTLTEHIGEQKVTSRIIGRETLLDPGMHRTVLGDGIAKTVASMLGGPPVTTYGENNGVMSITRVYSVFVLGGAAVLAISFGFLGYVEGFIKTIPTPVMGGISILLFGVIASNGLRTLTESKIDLADKRNLTITAVILVTGIGGAALKIGNFSLEGMALATILGIILNLVLPKTTEQVEETAETTENSTTQSIANNF